In Silene latifolia isolate original U9 population chromosome X, ASM4854445v1, whole genome shotgun sequence, the following proteins share a genomic window:
- the LOC141617423 gene encoding uncharacterized protein LOC141617423: MKAAQDRQKSYADVRRRPLEFEVGEKVFLKVSLIKGVKRFGVKGKLSPKYIGPYDVVKRIGAVAYKLDLPPSLGKIHDVTHVSQLRKYISDPSHLLQNDIPELEPSEGLEDPEEDSYIVDEELDE, from the exons atgaaagccgcccaggATCGTCAGAAGTCATATGCCGATGTTCGTCGTCGACCtttggagtttgaagttggagaaaaagtgttcttgaaagtgtccctgATAAAAGGAGTTAAGAGGTTTGGagttaaagggaagttgagtccaaagtacatcGGACCTTATGATGTTGTGAAGAGGATTGGTGCTGTGGCTTACAaattggatttgcccccgagtttgggtaaaatTCATGACGTTACCCACgtgtctcaacttaggaaatacattagcgaccctagtcatttGTTGCAAAATGATATTCCCGAGCTTGaaccta GTGAAGGACTCGAGGACCCGGAAGAAGACTCTTACATTGTTGATGAGGAATTGGACGAGTGA